One Gelria sp. Kuro-4 DNA segment encodes these proteins:
- a CDS encoding L-threonylcarbamoyladenylate synthase, with protein sequence MDIEEIKGTKVLKVRNKEDLEALEEAGELIRRGELVAFPTETVYGLGGNALDPEAAGKIYAAKGRPSDNPLIVHVAHPAEIEPLVRAVPEVAERLMARFWPGPLTLIFPARPEVPRRTTGGLDTVAIRLPSHPVALAFLAAARRPVAGPSANLSGRPSPTTAGHVITDLAGRVAMIIDGGHTGVGVESTVLDVTVDPPQILRPGGVTLEELREVVPDVTVDPTTVEDTPPAIGRVRAPGMKYKHYAPEADVIVFEGPPERIEERIRALYDEYAAQGRKVAIMATAETAGAYGERRTAVVGARSDLGSIANNLFDFLRRFDAAGVEVVLAEGVEMVGLGLAVMNRLRKAAGYHIVKV encoded by the coding sequence ATGGATATAGAGGAAATAAAAGGCACCAAGGTGCTGAAGGTGCGGAACAAGGAGGACCTGGAGGCCCTGGAAGAAGCAGGGGAGCTCATCCGCCGGGGCGAGCTGGTGGCCTTCCCTACCGAGACGGTTTACGGGCTGGGCGGCAACGCCCTGGACCCCGAGGCGGCGGGGAAGATCTATGCGGCCAAAGGCCGCCCCTCGGATAACCCGCTCATCGTGCACGTGGCCCACCCGGCGGAGATCGAACCGCTGGTGCGCGCGGTGCCCGAGGTGGCAGAACGCCTCATGGCGCGCTTCTGGCCGGGGCCGCTCACCCTCATTTTTCCCGCCCGTCCCGAGGTGCCGCGCCGCACCACGGGGGGCCTGGATACGGTGGCCATCCGCCTGCCGTCGCACCCGGTGGCGCTGGCCTTCCTCGCCGCCGCCCGGCGCCCCGTCGCCGGGCCGAGCGCCAACCTCTCAGGGCGGCCGAGCCCGACCACGGCGGGGCATGTGATCACCGACCTCGCCGGGCGCGTCGCCATGATCATCGACGGCGGGCACACGGGTGTGGGGGTGGAAAGCACGGTACTCGACGTGACGGTGGACCCGCCGCAAATCCTGCGCCCCGGCGGAGTTACGCTGGAGGAGCTGCGGGAAGTGGTGCCGGACGTCACGGTGGATCCCACCACGGTAGAGGACACACCTCCTGCCATCGGCCGGGTGCGGGCGCCGGGGATGAAGTACAAGCACTACGCTCCTGAAGCCGACGTGATTGTGTTTGAGGGGCCGCCGGAACGCATTGAGGAGCGCATCCGTGCGCTGTACGACGAGTACGCCGCCCAAGGCAGGAAAGTCGCCATCATGGCCACCGCCGAGACGGCGGGCGCCTACGGTGAACGGCGGACGGCGGTGGTGGGCGCCCGGTCGGACTTGGGGAGCATTGCTAACAACCTGTTTGATTTCTTGCGCCGTTTCGACGCCGCCGGGGTCGAGGTGGTCCTGGCGGAAGGCGTGGAGATGGTAGGGCTGGGTCTCGCGGTGATGAACCGCCTGCGCAAGGCGGCCGGGTACCACATCGTAAAAGTCTAG
- a CDS encoding methyl-accepting chemotaxis protein, with product MVNKTGAVLRVFLALVVAAVCGGGSLWLSAARAQRGPALAAGLALWWVVVALGFLWLDATWQRRSLASLKAYLEALAAGDTFAAFPEHLAGAAAQLGAPLRELAARLQQVLGELQVAADQMRTAAGELKTGSDQARTATEQITQAVQEMAQQAGTQAESARGTLEATQAMHEGAAAIAARAQATGQAMSQVGANVSSSRTALEALLQAVDQAAQKSRALAEQVRTHTEGTRQVGAIVDSVTQISEQTNLLALNAAIEAARAGEQGRGFAVVAAEIRKLAEEAAAAAKEITTILERIHSEDTALAQAMDEQAGRAQRALAESQAARSALESMTAVLGEAQGQVDEITRYIEDQAQKVAQVRQLMGGVNTSAQQTAAGTEEAAAAAEEQAASVEEMAHAAGRLSEMAERLYGLSRKFGGVKVAPEVLKARVQEGREILRRLAVDGRLAALDGAGQLKAFKEALARHPLFELLFAADAQGKTTAITKTELGTLDVSHRPWYQEARQGKEYVSEVYISAATYRPCLTLSCPLRDKDGDIVGVLGGDIRL from the coding sequence GTGGTCAACAAAACAGGGGCGGTCCTGCGCGTGTTCTTGGCTTTGGTGGTGGCTGCAGTGTGCGGCGGCGGATCTCTCTGGCTCTCTGCCGCCCGGGCGCAGCGGGGCCCGGCGCTGGCGGCAGGCCTGGCCCTGTGGTGGGTCGTGGTGGCCCTGGGGTTCCTGTGGCTGGATGCCACCTGGCAGCGCCGTTCTCTGGCGTCACTTAAGGCGTATCTCGAGGCGTTGGCGGCGGGCGACACCTTTGCCGCCTTCCCGGAGCACCTGGCGGGTGCCGCCGCTCAGCTGGGAGCACCCCTGCGTGAGCTGGCCGCCCGGCTGCAGCAGGTGCTGGGCGAGCTGCAGGTGGCGGCCGACCAGATGCGGACGGCGGCCGGGGAGCTGAAGACGGGCAGCGACCAGGCGCGCACTGCCACGGAGCAGATCACGCAGGCGGTGCAGGAGATGGCCCAGCAGGCCGGCACGCAGGCAGAGTCGGCGCGCGGCACGCTGGAGGCGACCCAGGCCATGCACGAGGGTGCCGCCGCCATCGCCGCGCGGGCCCAGGCCACCGGGCAGGCCATGAGCCAGGTGGGCGCGAATGTGAGCAGCAGCCGCACGGCGCTGGAGGCGTTGCTGCAGGCGGTGGATCAGGCGGCGCAAAAGAGCCGGGCTTTGGCCGAGCAGGTGCGCACGCATACCGAGGGGACGCGCCAGGTGGGGGCCATTGTGGACAGCGTGACCCAGATAAGCGAGCAGACCAACCTCCTGGCCCTTAACGCGGCGATTGAAGCAGCCCGGGCCGGGGAACAGGGACGCGGTTTTGCAGTGGTGGCGGCGGAAATCCGCAAACTGGCCGAAGAGGCCGCGGCGGCCGCCAAGGAGATTACAACGATCTTGGAGCGGATTCACAGCGAGGACACGGCCCTGGCCCAGGCGATGGACGAGCAGGCCGGCCGGGCCCAGCGGGCATTGGCGGAATCGCAGGCAGCGCGTTCGGCGCTCGAGAGCATGACGGCGGTTCTGGGCGAGGCGCAGGGCCAGGTGGACGAGATCACCCGGTACATCGAGGACCAGGCGCAAAAGGTGGCCCAGGTGCGGCAGCTTATGGGCGGCGTCAACACGAGCGCCCAGCAAACGGCGGCCGGGACCGAAGAAGCCGCCGCTGCGGCCGAGGAGCAGGCGGCTTCGGTGGAGGAGATGGCCCACGCCGCCGGACGCCTCAGCGAGATGGCGGAGCGGCTGTACGGCCTGAGCCGGAAGTTCGGCGGCGTGAAGGTGGCTCCGGAGGTGCTTAAGGCGCGCGTGCAGGAAGGTAGGGAGATCCTGCGCCGCCTGGCGGTTGACGGGCGGCTGGCGGCGCTCGACGGGGCCGGACAACTCAAGGCGTTTAAGGAAGCGCTGGCGCGCCACCCCCTCTTTGAGCTCCTTTTCGCCGCCGACGCTCAGGGCAAGACCACCGCCATTACCAAAACCGAACTCGGTACCCTCGATGTCAGCCACCGTCCCTGGTATCAGGAGGCGCGCCAAGGCAAGGAGTACGTCTCGGAGGTGTACATCTCGGCGGCCACGTATCGCCCCTGCCTCACC
- a CDS encoding NYN domain-containing protein, producing MNLVHYIVDGYNLIRRTPALAGSEQRGLEAGREALLDRLFLYKAGKNIEITVVFDGPGGSGFWARGGIRAEFARPADAAIIELAGPGTVVVSSDIEVQKGARRRGAQTLSSEEFWGQVVKAIEMRRYRRPAEGRRAAFHGTWDKACEEYEDDGDGRVPKGRRSRRKR from the coding sequence GTGAATCTGGTACATTACATCGTCGACGGGTATAACCTCATCCGCCGCACGCCGGCACTGGCCGGGAGTGAACAACGGGGCCTGGAGGCGGGGCGCGAGGCCCTCCTCGACCGGCTCTTTCTCTACAAAGCTGGGAAGAACATTGAGATCACCGTGGTCTTCGACGGACCGGGCGGAAGCGGTTTCTGGGCGCGCGGCGGCATCCGCGCGGAGTTTGCCCGGCCGGCTGATGCAGCCATTATCGAGTTGGCCGGTCCCGGGACCGTAGTGGTAAGCTCGGATATCGAGGTGCAGAAAGGTGCGCGGCGCCGCGGGGCACAAACGCTGTCGAGCGAAGAGTTCTGGGGTCAGGTGGTTAAGGCCATCGAGATGCGACGTTATCGACGGCCGGCCGAAGGCAGGCGGGCGGCTTTCCACGGTACTTGGGACAAAGCTTGCGAGGAATACGAGGACGACGGGGACGGGCGTGTGCCCAAAGGGCGCAGAAGCAGGCGCAAGAGATAA
- a CDS encoding low molecular weight protein arginine phosphatase produces the protein MAKLKVLILCTGNTCRSPMAAALLEQALARELGPRAGEVEVASAGLAAIPGTLATPQATAVLREEGLDLSGHRAQQVTKEMLKQADLVLTMTRAQKEHLVAWLPALGGKTFALTEMAALVGEDPARIGDIEDPFGRPKEAYRRVRDQLKAALAPVVSRIKKMLAGRV, from the coding sequence GTGGCCAAACTGAAGGTTCTCATCCTCTGTACCGGCAATACCTGTCGTAGCCCGATGGCGGCGGCCCTGCTCGAGCAGGCGCTGGCGCGCGAGCTGGGGCCGCGCGCGGGCGAGGTTGAGGTGGCCTCCGCCGGGCTGGCCGCCATACCGGGAACCTTGGCCACGCCCCAGGCGACGGCGGTTCTGCGCGAAGAAGGGCTTGACCTGAGCGGCCACCGGGCACAGCAGGTAACCAAGGAGATGCTCAAACAGGCTGACCTGGTGCTCACCATGACGCGCGCCCAAAAAGAACACCTGGTGGCCTGGCTTCCGGCCCTAGGCGGCAAAACCTTTGCGCTCACGGAGATGGCGGCTTTGGTGGGAGAAGACCCGGCCCGGATAGGGGACATTGAAGACCCCTTCGGCCGGCCGAAGGAGGCGTACCGCCGGGTGCGCGACCAGCTCAAAGCGGCGCTCGCTCCGGTGGTGAGCCGGATCAAGAAAATGTTGGCGGGCAGGGTATAA
- a CDS encoding ABC transporter substrate-binding protein: MKKPTALLLAVALFFSLVLAGCSASQQAQDAAKTPGNLTPVKVAYFGGGLCDAPFYAAYEKGFFKRNGLAAELVKVDFNTLKEGVATGKVAAVTTSWGSLKAVEQGLNLKVTAGLHAGCVQGVAAEDSPINTPADLKGKRIGVEAIGGQPMTTLIRELTRLGIDPEKDVTWKAYPSPQLQQALEKGEIDAYVTWDPIPEIALQQGKVKRIFSTAASAPYNQEYCCYLGVNGDLVKKDPQTAAALTRAILEGAEWSREHPQELAALALEKGYISGDSGLNARLVQNYHYAPGWDVKDQLTNIARELKKARVFEADTDAEKFVSDTFVPLPGVALEKKGS, encoded by the coding sequence ATGAAGAAGCCGACCGCACTTCTTTTGGCCGTGGCTCTTTTCTTCAGCCTCGTTCTTGCCGGGTGCAGCGCGTCCCAGCAGGCCCAGGACGCAGCCAAGACGCCAGGCAACCTCACCCCGGTAAAGGTGGCTTATTTCGGCGGCGGGCTTTGCGACGCGCCCTTTTATGCGGCCTATGAAAAGGGCTTCTTTAAGAGAAACGGCTTAGCTGCCGAGCTCGTGAAGGTGGATTTCAACACCTTAAAGGAAGGTGTGGCCACCGGTAAAGTGGCGGCCGTCACCACATCCTGGGGCTCCCTGAAGGCCGTGGAACAGGGCCTTAACCTTAAGGTTACGGCCGGCCTGCACGCCGGTTGTGTTCAGGGCGTGGCGGCCGAAGATTCGCCCATCAACACCCCGGCCGATCTTAAAGGTAAGCGCATCGGGGTGGAAGCCATCGGCGGCCAGCCTATGACCACCCTCATCCGCGAACTTACCCGTCTGGGCATCGACCCCGAAAAGGATGTAACCTGGAAGGCCTATCCGTCGCCGCAGCTGCAGCAGGCACTGGAAAAAGGCGAGATTGATGCTTACGTAACCTGGGATCCCATCCCTGAAATCGCCCTTCAGCAAGGAAAGGTAAAAAGGATCTTTTCTACCGCCGCCTCCGCCCCTTACAACCAGGAATACTGCTGCTACCTGGGTGTTAACGGCGACCTTGTGAAAAAAGATCCCCAGACCGCCGCCGCGCTGACCCGGGCGATTCTGGAAGGCGCCGAATGGTCCCGCGAACACCCGCAAGAGCTGGCCGCTCTCGCCCTGGAGAAGGGGTACATCAGCGGCGACAGCGGGCTTAACGCCCGTCTTGTCCAGAACTACCATTACGCCCCCGGCTGGGACGTGAAGGACCAGCTTACGAACATTGCCCGGGAGCTGAAAAAAGCCCGCGTCTTCGAAGCCGACACCGATGCCGAAAAGTTCGTCAGCGATACCTTCGTCCCCCTTCCGGGGGTGGCTCTGGAAAAGAAAGGTTCTTAA
- a CDS encoding TMEM165/GDT1 family protein, which yields MWKTVLTTFSLVFLAELGDKTQLATLLLAAESRALWSVFLGAAGALVLSSLIGVLAGEALTRFIPPHYLQRGAGLAFILLGVLLLMRKG from the coding sequence GTGTGGAAGACGGTGCTGACCACCTTTTCACTGGTGTTCCTGGCGGAGCTGGGGGACAAGACTCAGCTGGCCACGCTGCTTCTGGCGGCGGAAAGCCGTGCCCTGTGGTCGGTTTTCCTGGGCGCTGCCGGCGCCCTGGTGCTTTCGTCCCTCATCGGTGTCCTGGCCGGCGAGGCCTTGACGCGCTTTATTCCGCCCCACTACCTGCAGCGGGGTGCGGGACTGGCCTTCATTCTTCTCGGGGTGCTCCTCCTCATGCGGAAGGGGTGA